A DNA window from Vigna angularis cultivar LongXiaoDou No.4 chromosome 1, ASM1680809v1, whole genome shotgun sequence contains the following coding sequences:
- the LOC108323024 gene encoding remorin isoform X2 has protein sequence METLMKQIRVKLTGAEEENKADLGGSRDQKLTTQKTPSFKDKKKVQSWFQRQFSRNMSHDYDTEMEHATAVAAAAYAIFSQEVSLIPQQKKMRETPLSRGKSKVDDRKPPFSQFGSTSRQFSGETKPEAPHIKGPPLVHQPEPLKVEPLKVEPLRPPPPPPPLIEQNSARPRANETKADAWEREELEKIKERYEKLLETIESWEKRKKAKAIRKLNKLQHGDSERKRAKALKKYEEKMNYINQIAGGARAQAAERRRNEVLKAKEKANIIRTTGKIPGPCSCF, from the exons ATGGAAACTTTGATGAAGCAAATAAG AGTGAAATTAACTGGTGCAGAGGAAGAGAATAAAGCTGATCTTGGTGGCAGCAGGGATCAGAAACTTACAACACAGAAAACTCCATCCTTCAAAG ATAAGAAAAAGGTTCAGAGTTGGTTCCAGAGACAATTTTCAAGAAACATGAGTCATGATTATGACACAGAGATGGAGCATGCCACAGCGGTAGCTGCTGCTGCATATGCAATTTTTTCTCAAGAGGTTTCACTAATTCCACAGCAAAAGAAAATGAGGGAGACACCTTTGAGCAGAGGCAAAAGCAAGGTGGATGATAGAAAGCCTCCATTTTCTCAGTTTGGTAGCACATCCAGACAGTTCTCAG GTGAAACAAAACCTGAGGCCCCACATATAAAAGGTCCTCCACTGGTTCATCAGCCAGAGCCTCTAAAGGTGGAGCCTTTAAAGGTGGAACCTTTAAGGCCGCCGCCGCCTCCACCACCACTGATCGAGCAGAATTCGGCAAGACCACGTGCCAATGAAACAAAAGCAGATGCTTGGGAGAGAGAGGAGCTGGAAAAGATCAAAGAAAG GTACGAGAAGTTGTTGGAAACAATAGAGTCATgggaaaagaggaagaaggcGAAAGCAATACGCAAGTTAAATAAGCTTCAG CATGGTGACAGTGAAAGAAAAAGGGCAAAAGCATTGAAGAAATATGAAGAGAAGATGAACTACATAAATCAAATTGCCGGGGGAGCCAGAGCTCAAGCAGCGGAAAGGCGAAGGAATGAAGTGCTCAAAGCAAAAGAGAAGGCAAACATAATTAGAACAACAGGCAAGATTCCAGGGCCATGTTCCTGCTTCTAA
- the LOC108323024 gene encoding remorin isoform X3: protein MSHDYDTEMEHATAVAAAAYAIFSQEVSLIPQQKKMRETPLSRGKSKVDDRKPPFSQFGSTSRQFSVDIKRPEKGMTPPSSMRRSSTFGEKLKSNSDGKKPEIQPPKRTPTFDDDNLVNTGETKPEAPHIKGPPLVHQPEPLKVEPLKVEPLRPPPPPPPLIEQNSARPRANETKADAWEREELEKIKERYEKLLETIESWEKRKKAKAIRKLNKLQHGDSERKRAKALKKYEEKMNYINQIAGGARAQAAERRRNEVLKAKEKANIIRTTGKIPGPCSCF from the exons ATGAGTCATGATTATGACACAGAGATGGAGCATGCCACAGCGGTAGCTGCTGCTGCATATGCAATTTTTTCTCAAGAGGTTTCACTAATTCCACAGCAAAAGAAAATGAGGGAGACACCTTTGAGCAGAGGCAAAAGCAAGGTGGATGATAGAAAGCCTCCATTTTCTCAGTTTGGTAGCACATCCAGACAGTTCTCAG TGGATATAAAGAGGCCTGAAAAAGGCATGACCCCTCCCTCATCAATGAGAAGAAGTTCAACTTTTGGTGAAAAGTTAAAGAGTAATTCTGATGGTAAAAAACCTGAGATCCAACCCCCCAAAAGGACCCCAACTTTTGATGACGACAACTTGGTGAACACAGGTGAAACAAAACCTGAGGCCCCACATATAAAAGGTCCTCCACTGGTTCATCAGCCAGAGCCTCTAAAGGTGGAGCCTTTAAAGGTGGAACCTTTAAGGCCGCCGCCGCCTCCACCACCACTGATCGAGCAGAATTCGGCAAGACCACGTGCCAATGAAACAAAAGCAGATGCTTGGGAGAGAGAGGAGCTGGAAAAGATCAAAGAAAG GTACGAGAAGTTGTTGGAAACAATAGAGTCATgggaaaagaggaagaaggcGAAAGCAATACGCAAGTTAAATAAGCTTCAG CATGGTGACAGTGAAAGAAAAAGGGCAAAAGCATTGAAGAAATATGAAGAGAAGATGAACTACATAAATCAAATTGCCGGGGGAGCCAGAGCTCAAGCAGCGGAAAGGCGAAGGAATGAAGTGCTCAAAGCAAAAGAGAAGGCAAACATAATTAGAACAACAGGCAAGATTCCAGGGCCATGTTCCTGCTTCTAA
- the LOC108323022 gene encoding nodulin-related protein 2 → MASEETQNKPTEQSSSDLLASAKLVADAAQSTLRNESDKVDKSKVADAAGDLLDAAGKYGKLDEQQGIGQYVDKAADYLHQYQDKAAAPSQPADSKPEEGGGLGGLANLAGGFFKK, encoded by the coding sequence ATGGCTTCCGAAGAAACCCAGAACAAACCGACAGAGCAGTCGAGCAGCGACCTTCTGGCGAGCGCCAAGCTGGTGGCAGACGCGGCGCAGTCCACTCTCCGGAACGAAAGCGACAAGGTGGACAAGTCAAAGGTGGCGGACGCGGCGGGAGACCTTCTTGACGCGGCGGGGAAGTATGGAAAACTGGACGAACAGCAGGGCATAGGGCAGTACGTGGACAAAGCTGCCGATTATCTGCACCAGTATCAGGACAAGGCTGCTGCACCTTCTCAACCTGCAGATTCCAAACCTGAAGAGGGTGGTGGTTTGGGTGGTCTTGCAAATTTGGCTGGAGGCTTCTTCAAAAAGTAG
- the LOC108323024 gene encoding remorin 1.4 isoform X1 has translation METLMKQIRVKLTGAEEENKADLGGSRDQKLTTQKTPSFKDKKKVQSWFQRQFSRNMSHDYDTEMEHATAVAAAAYAIFSQEVSLIPQQKKMRETPLSRGKSKVDDRKPPFSQFGSTSRQFSVDIKRPEKGMTPPSSMRRSSTFGEKLKSNSDGKKPEIQPPKRTPTFDDDNLVNTGETKPEAPHIKGPPLVHQPEPLKVEPLKVEPLRPPPPPPPLIEQNSARPRANETKADAWEREELEKIKERYEKLLETIESWEKRKKAKAIRKLNKLQHGDSERKRAKALKKYEEKMNYINQIAGGARAQAAERRRNEVLKAKEKANIIRTTGKIPGPCSCF, from the exons ATGGAAACTTTGATGAAGCAAATAAG AGTGAAATTAACTGGTGCAGAGGAAGAGAATAAAGCTGATCTTGGTGGCAGCAGGGATCAGAAACTTACAACACAGAAAACTCCATCCTTCAAAG ATAAGAAAAAGGTTCAGAGTTGGTTCCAGAGACAATTTTCAAGAAACATGAGTCATGATTATGACACAGAGATGGAGCATGCCACAGCGGTAGCTGCTGCTGCATATGCAATTTTTTCTCAAGAGGTTTCACTAATTCCACAGCAAAAGAAAATGAGGGAGACACCTTTGAGCAGAGGCAAAAGCAAGGTGGATGATAGAAAGCCTCCATTTTCTCAGTTTGGTAGCACATCCAGACAGTTCTCAG TGGATATAAAGAGGCCTGAAAAAGGCATGACCCCTCCCTCATCAATGAGAAGAAGTTCAACTTTTGGTGAAAAGTTAAAGAGTAATTCTGATGGTAAAAAACCTGAGATCCAACCCCCCAAAAGGACCCCAACTTTTGATGACGACAACTTGGTGAACACAGGTGAAACAAAACCTGAGGCCCCACATATAAAAGGTCCTCCACTGGTTCATCAGCCAGAGCCTCTAAAGGTGGAGCCTTTAAAGGTGGAACCTTTAAGGCCGCCGCCGCCTCCACCACCACTGATCGAGCAGAATTCGGCAAGACCACGTGCCAATGAAACAAAAGCAGATGCTTGGGAGAGAGAGGAGCTGGAAAAGATCAAAGAAAG GTACGAGAAGTTGTTGGAAACAATAGAGTCATgggaaaagaggaagaaggcGAAAGCAATACGCAAGTTAAATAAGCTTCAG CATGGTGACAGTGAAAGAAAAAGGGCAAAAGCATTGAAGAAATATGAAGAGAAGATGAACTACATAAATCAAATTGCCGGGGGAGCCAGAGCTCAAGCAGCGGAAAGGCGAAGGAATGAAGTGCTCAAAGCAAAAGAGAAGGCAAACATAATTAGAACAACAGGCAAGATTCCAGGGCCATGTTCCTGCTTCTAA